The Apium graveolens cultivar Ventura chromosome 10, ASM990537v1, whole genome shotgun sequence nucleotide sequence TGGGTTAGTCTTACACCGGAGCATTAGGCTAATATAGGGGACCAACACGTAAAATTTGACATAGAAAAGCATTTCTGTAGTACTGAGAACCAGCCACCAGGAAAAACACTTATGTTGACAAATGGGGGCATCAAGAAAATCCAATTTTTAGAGCCCATTTTTTTATATACTTgaagaataaaagaaaaatattaaaaatatatgtaaaaaataaattgtaggggaacttatttttaatttttatcatAAAAGACCTTGAAAATAAGATATCTCTAAATACTATACATATCTCATTTCCTATACATTTTTTATTTATTGTTGGGCACAAAAAAAAAACTTCTCCTGTCACGTTATATATTATAGGGCCAATGTGTTCCACTCCAACTTGGCTCGTTTATGATATAGCAAGGTTCAATTTCTCAATatttcaaatatatatatttatcttGATATTCTTGTTTGAACAAATAATGTATATAAATAAACATAAATTATAAAATGTTTCTAAAATAAGACATTATTAGTTAATAATAATTGAATTCCAACTAATACTAAAACTTAGTCTTATTTAATTTTACATTGTACGTCCAATGATAAAAATTTTCGCTTATGTCACTCGTCTAGAAATAATACTGATTAAAAAAGGAATACTGGAATTTGAAAAATCACAAAttaaacataaaatataaattccATTCATAAATTAAAAATGAACAAGGAATTATTtgttgaatttttttattaacaATGGTAAGAAGTGGGTTAAGAAGTTGTTGGATAACATCAtgtaaaatttattattttgtgCATTATGTTCTATAATgatcattattttattcaaaattttggaTATGTACATGTAATGGATGTGAaacattacaaaatattttattctacGAAACATATGTAGTTTGGAGAACATTTGATCAAATTGCAGAACATACTCGTTATACTTATTAAACATAAATGATCTTCAACATTTTTAGTGAATTATTGTTATTCGTAAAACATatttcacaaaataatatatttcggTATGCATAGAACTTTTTTCTGATATAATAATGTTAATAATTTTCTTAAAAAGAATACTAGAGTATATGATTTTTAGTGTGCAATCTATCACTTCTCTTAAGGTTTAAAATTAGACAgagtaaaaatttaaataattaatcttatttattactctgaaaaatatttaaatacaGATCAATATGTTTTACCATATATGTGAAGAAATAAAATactaaataatatattttttgtaGCAACTGCGGAAATGATAAATTTCCAATTCCATATTAATAAAATTCACACAAAAGTTTCTTTCCTTTTCAAATAAAATACTTGCTTTAGTATTAAACTGAGAGATATGATTCTAtgttaatttaatttttttcctTTCCTTAAAGATTTTCAATTAATTTTCAGGCGGACATTACCTCTAAAAAAGCAAGTGGGCTAACTTTGTTTTCACATAAAAAACACCACAATATTTGAATAGAATTTTATTGAGATTTGAATTTGAAAGTTCCTAGTCAAAATGAGAGGATTAAACCTTGTTCAGGCGGCTCCAGCTGATGCACAAGATAACTTTTCAATTCTCCCCGATTGtatcatcaagaatattttgTTATATCTCTCCGTGCACAGCATAGCAGATCGATGCTGTCCGCACACGAACACTCTCTAAGAGGTGGAAAAACTTATGGTCCATGCTACCATATTTTGATTCTTTCTTATGCCCTACTTTCCATTTATTCGTCAAAAAGCTCAAGGCAAAACATCCTTTTTCTGATATAGACATGAAGTCAAGAGTACCTGAATTTTCTAGGGTCTTTCATGACCAACCGTCTAGAGAATATCACCTCTGTAGTGTCACTAGGGTTGTTAAGACTACTTAATCAATGAAAGGTGTTTTTTATAAAACGTAGAAAAGAAAACCGAGCCGATTACATTAGCTGATAACAGATGCATACAAAATACATATATATCTCAAAGTCCTAGCTGGGttagttcctcaaaatcagcaaCTTCCCTTATTTGTCTCCACAACCTCTACTGCAACGTTTACTCCCTAAAAACTAGTTCTAGCATAAGACCAAGTCACACATAAAAATAAAACACTACATGTAATTTATTTTAAGATAGAAACACAAGTTTGGATTAAAAATAAAACCAACAAACTCTCCCTTAAGCTAAATTGTTTTTCTGCAGATTCTTTACACCCAGGAGCTTCCTCATTTGCTCGAACTTGACTGCACACATCGCCTTCGTTAGCACATCTGCCTTTTGTTGCTCAGTTCCTACATATTTGATAATTATATCCCCTCGTTCCACACATTCACGAATAAAGTGGAATCTTATATGGATATGCTTACTATGTCCGTGAAAAACGGGATTCTTAGCCAAGTCGATGGCGGATTTATTATCGACATACAAAACAACAGGATCTGTTCCACCATCAGTTATCTGATTTAACACGTTCCTTAGCCAGATTGCTTGACAAGATGCCGCTGTCACCGCCATGAATTCAGCTTCACAACTGGAAAGGGCCACCCAACGTTGCTTCTGGGAAATCCATGTTACCAAACTATCATTTAAATAAAATGCCACACCTGTTGTACTCTTCCTATCATCCAAGTTACCAGCCAGATAAGAATCAGAGAAACCAGACAATAAATAATCTCCTTGTCCCTTTAAATAAACAAGACCAAACTCGACTGTCCGCGTACATACCGAAGTATTCTCTTGACTGCATTCAGGTGCATTGTGGCAGGTCTTTCCATATATATGCTCACTACTCCAACAGCTAGCATATGCTATATCAGGGCGTGTGTGAACAAGGTATCTCAGTCCTCCAACA carries:
- the LOC141690908 gene encoding secreted RxLR effector protein 161-like; the encoded protein is MKSKLRLCKGEHGKSVNSTDFKSLVGGLRYLVHTRPDIAYASCWSSEHIYGKTCHNAPECSQENTSVCTRTVEFGLVYLKGQGDYLLSGFSDSYLAGNLDDRKSTTGVAFYLNDSLVTWISQKQRWVALSSCEAEFMAVTAASCQAIWLRNVLNQITDGGTDPVVLYVDNKSAIDLAKNPVFHGHSKHIHIRFHFIRECVERGDIIIKYVGTEQQKADVLTKAMCAVKFEQMRKLLGVKNLQKNNLA